The genomic segment CTCCGCCGGGCGCGCGCCGCGGCAGGCGAGCATGTACACGGCCACGACTACCAGGATCCCGCCCCCACCAGGCAGGTGCGCACCTGGGCGGCGGCATCCGCGGCTGTGTCGCTGCTCTTCGCTGGGATTGTGGCCATCATCACCACCGACGAAGCCGAGGCCGCTGTGCGCGGCGGCGACTCGTGGGCCGTGGGCTCCACGTACACCGTGGAGCGGATGGTGACCCCCTATGATCGCCACGCCTTCGACTGGCTGGCTCAACAACCCGGCGCATACGAGGGAACGATCATCGGCGAGCCCGCCGATGGTCATGGCTGGATGTATGCCTACAACGGTCTGCCCTCGGTGTTTAAGCACTACCAATGGCCCGAGCCGCCCATTGGTTCCCCCACCCACATCGCCCACGACTACCCGAATCTCGTTGGCGCCGGTACCGCCTATGATCCGGACGAGGAGAACTTCGCCGATGAGATGGTGAAGAAACTCAACGTGAAGTACTTCATCTCCTCGCCGCCGATCTTCTGGCCTTTCCAGCACCCACACCTGCGTCTCGACCACGGCAGTTGGGAGGCCCCTGGGCTCACCCCGGTGTATAAGGATCACGACACCGTGATCTGGGCGGTGAACGAGAACTTCACCGACGAGGAGCTGCTCGAGATCCGCGCCAACTCCCGCTTCTCTCCGGAGAAATTGCCGCCGCTGCCCACGCGTGTCAACGACGAGGGCGAAGAAGTGCCTTATTTCCACCGGCCCACCACCCCCAACAAGAACCACGATCGCGACCCCAAGAAGCTCTCGGCCACGATGCAAGGCTGGCGCTTCAAGGGTGATCATCTTGACGAGCCGCCGCGCGGACCGGCACCCCAGCCGCTTAACGAGAGCGACTCAGACACGGATAATTCCTAGCGCACTCCGAGAATAGATGGAGGTTATCAGCATGGGAGTAGGACAGATCCTCCTCATCATTGTTATCTTCCTCGTTACTCTGGTGACACCCACCGTGGTGCTCGTGGCGAAGCTCGGTGGTGGATTCTCTCGCCCGTCGGAGCAGTCCAGCTTCGATGAGCAGGCAGCAGAGGAAGATACTGAACGCTTCCGCCCAAGGCAGGGCGAGTGAGCGCTGCTCGGGTGAGCGCCGGGCCACCGTGCTGGCGGCCCCAGCGCCGAGATGCCGACAGTGCGGCTTTAGCTCTTGTTTCGCGGGTGGGTGTCGATGAGCTGGGCGAAGCGATCGATATAGCCCTGAAGAAACGCCACCGTCGAGTCCGCGTTGATCTTGCCGTGGGCGTCAAACAGTGTTGGTGACTGGCCAAGGAACACCTCCGGCTGCCCGAGCATGGGCATGTCGAAGTAGGACAACGCCAGCTTGAGGTTCTTATGGGCGGAATAGCCGCCCATCCGGCCCACGGAGTGGCTGATGATCGCGGCTGGCAGGCCCTTCCACGCCACGTGGTTCGTGGGTTTGGATCCCACGTCGATGGCGTTTTTCAACGCCGCGGGAATGGTGCGGTTATTTTCCGCCGTAATAAAGAGCACGCCATCGGCGTTCGTAATCCTTTCGCGGAAGTCGGTGTATTGCTCGGGGGTCTTCTTGTCGGTGACGGCGGGATCGTCATAGTCGAAGTCGTACAAAGGCAGGTTGCGGATCTCCACGATGGAGGCGGTGATGCGCTCGGGGAACATGGGGATCACAGTGTGCGCAAGCTTGCGGGCATAGGACCCGCGCCGCAAGCTTCCGATAAGCACGGCAACGTTCGTAGTAGGCATGGGCGCTCCTTACAGCACGGCCAGATGATGAGCTGCGGCGAGGGCGTACCGCATGGGAACTTAACTCCGGCGAATTGGCCGGGTTGGGGCACCACTCTCACTGGGCTGGTGCCGCTGGGGCGATGCGCCCGCTGTGGCCGCAGGCTCCTAGCCCCAAGGTGTGGCACTGAGCCTGCAGCCATGCTTTGTAAATTTGCAGGTCAGTACTGTTTCTTGGGGGTGGCGGATGCCGTGGAGTGGTTATCCACGGCAATTATGGCCGCCTGTGCTAGCCTGTGTCAAACACTAATCTTCGACGAGACGAACTCTATTGTTCTGAATAGTCACAAAGCATGCGGGCGGGTGATGGTGCACCTGTGTAGCTGCAGGTCATGGTGTCGCTGCCACTGGACGTCGTGCCTGTGCGCTCGGGTGGAGGGATCTCGGAGTAGGAGGAAAGGAGACACAAATGGATGCGCAACCAGTATCCGATGGTCACTGGATTGAAGCCGTGGGCATGTTTCGGGAACTCATCGAGGGGAACGCAGCGTCGGCTGCCCAGATTATGGCGAGCTCCCATGCGCCCGGAGAAGTGATGGAGTACTTCCTAAGGATGGTGAGCCTCTATCTGCGCAGCGCTGATAAGGGCGAGGTGACTCGATTTGTGGATGCGGCGTGGAAAATGGGGCCGCCGCCTCGAATCCCTGATGTGCTCCGCCGATACTTCTGACCGTATCGCGCAGCGGTGTTATTGCCCTGGTTGCGAGGGAATGGCGAAGATGGACTCCGCAATGGTGGTGCTGATGGTGAGTTCTACGTGGCCGTTGTCCGGAGTGATAGTGATCGACTCGCTAAAAGGTGGCCCTTCACTAACGCGCACCCGCGTATCTAGGCCGATGTTATGGTTGGCCAAGTATTGCAAAAGCTCAGGGTCATCATCAGCGATACGGGCAATGCTGACCACAGACTCCGGTTCGCATCTCGCCAGAGACACCGCAGGTGGACGGTGAATAGCGCCCTGTGCAGTGGGAATCGGATCGCCGTGCGGGTCTCGTTGGGGATGGCCGAGATGCTCATCGAGCCTTTCGATCATCAGGTCGCTCACCACATGCTCGAGAGCATCCGCTTCGAGATCGACCTGTTCCCAGCGATATCCCAACGTGTCCACAAGAAAGGTTTCGATCAGCCGGTGCCGCCGCACCATGGCTAGCGCGTATTCCCTGCCTTGGTCTGTGAGGGTGACTGCAGAGTAGCGAGAATGCTCCACCAGCCCAGCGTCGCTAAGCTTGCGCAACGCGTCCGAGACCGTGGACTTTTTCACCCCAGCCTTGTCCGCAATCATGCCTGTGGTCACGGGCTCCGTGCTCCACTCGCTCAGCCCCCAGATGATCTTCACATAATTTTGGGTGCTGGCAGATAGGGAGCTCACAGTCATGGCTTCAGATTACCCGCACACCCCACCTACTTAGCCATCACACCAGTCCATGCACCGTGGGAATACGCTGTGGGGCTATCGCTGCTCTACAGGCCCAGTGCCTTGGCTTTTGCGGCGGCGAATTCCTCGTCGGAGAGAATTCCCTGAGCACGAAGATCTGCGAGTTTCTTAATCTGTTCCATGCTTTCATCCAGGTTAGAGGCCTCGGCGGAGGTGTGGGACGCGGAGGTGGGCTGAGCTGCGGACCCCTGACGCTTCCGGATGATCTCCTTCAAGGGTTCGAAGTCCTGGGAGGATTTTTCGAGCTGAATCATCTGGGCGTTAGACCAGAGGCTGATCCAGCATCCTCGCAGATTTCGACCGAGGTCAATGCGATCAATCGCACTATAGGGCAGCTCGACATGAGCGAAGTTAAGCGACTTCGTGTAGGCAATAAAAATCCGAGCCTCCGTGGCGACGAGAATGCTTGTGATCCCCGACTCCGCCTCCTTCGCAATAGCGGCGAAAAGTACCTCTTCGCCGTCTCGGAGGACCTGCGCACCCTGCGCAATGACGATTCCCTCCGTGCTGCGCTCAATGGCGGAAAGATGCTGACTGATGATCTTTGAGTTGGTGCGAAGGCGTTTGTGCTCGTCGATCTCAGCATCGACTTTTGAGCCGAGCTTTTCCACCATCGATCCCACAAGGTTGGTGGTGCGTCCCTCGGTCGAAGAGGGAGTCTGGGCAGATGAGCGCCTAAAAATACCCATAGTGTTTCTCCACAAGATGGTTGATGTATCCAACCTCTTTACAATAGCGAGCAGACCCTCATGGGGCGGGGCATTCTCAGTCCGGCAGATCGGTGGTGTAGCTCACACCGCTCGCTCTGCGCGGTAGTGGTGCACGGTTTAGAGTGAGGGAAGCGTCGTACAGCATGCGAAGCTAGATTAGGCCTCGCGTTTCACGCTCGCCGTCGGGGGACGTCGGCGAC from the Corynebacterium ciconiae DSM 44920 genome contains:
- a CDS encoding NADPH-dependent FMN reductase, whose translation is MPTTNVAVLIGSLRRGSYARKLAHTVIPMFPERITASIVEIRNLPLYDFDYDDPAVTDKKTPEQYTDFRERITNADGVLFITAENNRTIPAALKNAIDVGSKPTNHVAWKGLPAAIISHSVGRMGGYSAHKNLKLALSYFDMPMLGQPEVFLGQSPTLFDAHGKINADSTVAFLQGYIDRFAQLIDTHPRNKS
- a CDS encoding metal-dependent transcriptional regulator, with the protein product MTVSSLSASTQNYVKIIWGLSEWSTEPVTTGMIADKAGVKKSTVSDALRKLSDAGLVEHSRYSAVTLTDQGREYALAMVRRHRLIETFLVDTLGYRWEQVDLEADALEHVVSDLMIERLDEHLGHPQRDPHGDPIPTAQGAIHRPPAVSLARCEPESVVSIARIADDDPELLQYLANHNIGLDTRVRVSEGPPFSESITITPDNGHVELTISTTIAESIFAIPSQPGQ
- a CDS encoding SHOCT domain-containing protein; translated protein: MGIFRRSSAQTPSSTEGRTTNLVGSMVEKLGSKVDAEIDEHKRLRTNSKIISQHLSAIERSTEGIVIAQGAQVLRDGEEVLFAAIAKEAESGITSILVATEARIFIAYTKSLNFAHVELPYSAIDRIDLGRNLRGCWISLWSNAQMIQLEKSSQDFEPLKEIIRKRQGSAAQPTSASHTSAEASNLDESMEQIKKLADLRAQGILSDEEFAAAKAKALGL